The sequence GTCTCGCCAACAAGAAGCTGGGGGTGCCAGGAGATGCACTTCCATTCTATTAAAGTGTTTTTGCCTGTGTCCACCACAGAAGAGGAGGAATTAGATGACCCCCACATAGTTGCACGGCTTAAGGGAAAAATCAAGTGGGTGAGATCGGTACTGTTAGCATAGTCAGTAGACTTAGAGTAGTTTTATAGTCAGTATAGAGAGGTGGCACCATGCAGCAGGGATCGGCCTCCACACCTGACCAGGAGCTCCAGAATTGTAGAATTCTGGACACCATCGGCCGTGGCACGTTCAGTGAGGTCCAACTGGCCCATCACATGCTGACTGGGACCCAGGTGGCCACAAAATCATCCCCAAGGCTGGCTCCCCCAGCATCACTCTCTAGAGAGAGAAGTATTTTGAAGTCTCTCTGTCACTTAAGTATTGTACAATTACATCAACTGATTGACACCTCTGTCATGAGTTATTTATTTAGTAATGAAGTATGCAAGAGGAGGAGACCTGCACAACCGATACACTACCACGGCCTCATGAGGGAGAAAGCCTGGACCACATTCAGGCCGATTCTGTCGGCCATGCAGTAGTGCTATAGCAAATAAATTTCACATAGAGACCTGAACCCGGAAATCACTGTTCTTGATGAGGACGGTAACATTAAGATCACGGactttgaggccgggcgcggtggctcaagcctgtaatcctagcactttgggaggccgagacgggcggatcacgaggtcaggagatcgagaccatcctggctaacacggtgaaaccccgtctctactaaaaaatacaaaaaaactagccaggcgaggtggcaggtgtctgtagtcccagctactcgggaggctgaggcaggagaatggcgtgaacccgggaggcggagcttgcagtcagccgagatcatgccaccgcactccaacctgggcgacagagcgagactccgtctcaaaaaaaaaaaaaaaaaaaggatcacgGACTTTGGCTTCAGTACCACATTCCATGAGGAACAGAAGCTGACAGCCCTTTGTGGCACCTACCCCTGCATGGTCCCAGAATTCTTCCTGGGCCCGGGCTACCAGTGCCCCGCCATGGACATTTGGAGCCTCGATGTAACGTTATGTCACATGGTCGGCAAAACTCTGCCCTTCTGCTTACTCAGCGCTAGGATCTTCACAGCAAAACGTTAAAATGGAAGATATTTTTCCCCAGTATACTTTTCCAGAGGTCTCAAAAGCCTCAATAATAAACTATTAAGAGTAGACCCCAGGGAGCAGACAGGACTAGAAAAAGTTAAGAGGGACCCGTGGGTAAACAGTGGCCAGGAGTTGCCTCTGACAACATATGAAGAACAATTCCTGGACCACTTAAACCCCAAAACAATTCAGCTCTTGGTGGCCATGGGATTCCAGGCTGAGAACATCTCTGTAGCAATCTAAGAATTATTCAGTTTTATCATGGCCTACCTTATTTtggaacaaacaaaacaaaagaggcaGTTTACTATCTGACCACAGTCCCTTCCTTTTGGGGTTCCCAACTTTTTTTCTCTATCCATTGAAGTTTTCACCTTTTTTCTCTTACTGAAGCTGGCTCATAGCATTCAGCAGAAGAGCCCCTTTCTGGCCAGTGCACCTGCCGGCCTGCAGAGGAAGCCAGAGAGCTTCAATCAAGCCCCCCAGCATGACCCCATGGCCTCCCCTTCCACCCAGAGCACCGGCAGCAGTGGTGGTGACCCAGAAATGTCCCTGGCCCAACAAGCTTCCCAGCATGACCCTGTGGCCTTTCCCTCCACCCAGAGCACCGGCAGCAGTGGTGCAGAACCAAAAACCTCCCTGGTTCTCCAATCCTTTTAGTATGACGCTGTGGCCTCCTCTGTCCAGAGCTCCAGCAGCAGTGGTGGAGACCCACAGACCTTCCTCGCTCACCAAGCCCCCCAGCATGACCCTGTGGCCTCCCCCTCCacccagagcagcagcagcagcagtggagACCCAGAAACTTCCCTGGCTCAACAAGCCCCCCAGCATCATCCTGTGGCCTTCTCCACCCAGAGCACCAGCACCAGTAGCAGTGGCGGAGATCCAGAAATTTCCCTGACAGCAACAACCATTTCAGGAAGCCAGCGTTTTTCAGGCTGGGCAGCCCGAGGCTTTGATGTCAGCCTGGCCAGTAAGAAGGTGAGGCTGCCACAGAGCTGACAAGAGGTGCATTTCTattctattaaaatgtttttgccTGTGTCCACCACCAAAAAGGAGGAATAAGATGACCCCAACATAGTTTGATGGCTGAAGACAAAAATCAAGTCGGTGGGGTCATTATTGTTAGCTTAGTCAGTACTGCTAGGGTAGTTTTATAGTCAGTGTAGGGAGGTGGCACCTTGGAGAAGGGATCGGCCTCCACCCCACTGGACTGGGAGCTCCAGAATTGTGAAATCCTGGACACCATCGGTTGTGGCACATTCAGTGACATCCAACTGGCCCATCACGTGCTGACTGggacccaaatggccatcaaaaTTATCCCCAAGGCTAGCTCCCACGGCTTCACtctccagagagagagagtgaagtaTTTTGAAGTCTCTCCATCACTTTAGTATTGTACAGATATATCAACTGATTGACACCCCCAACACCAGTTTGTTTAGTAACAGAGTGTGCAAGAGGAGGAGACCCGCACAACTGATACACCACCACCACCTCACGAGGGAAGAGGAGGTCTGGACCATGTTCAGGCAGGTTCTGTCGGCCATGCAGTACTGCCACAGCAAAAAAATTGCCCATAGAGAGAGGCTTGAAGCCAGAAAACATCGTACTCGATGACAGTAACATTAAGATGGCAGACTTCGTCTTCCATACTACGTTCAATGAAGGACAGAGGCTGACAGCCCTTTGTAGCACCTACCCCTACATGGCCCCGGAACTGTTCCTGGGCCAGGGCTGCCAATGCCCCTCTATGGATGTTTGGAGCCTTGGAGTAACGTTACATCACATGGTGGCCAGGGTTTCGCCCCTCCACTCAGGCAGCCTTGCTGTCCTCacggaaaaaatttaaaatggaagatATTTTCCCCCAGTATACATTTCCAGAGGTCTTAAAAGCCTTCATAAAAAACTATTAACAGTAGACCCCAGGAAGCAGACCACACTAGAAGAAGTTATGAAGGACCCATGGGTGAACCGTGGCCAGGAGTTGCCTCTGACAACATATAAAGAACAAATCCTGGAACATCTGAACCCCAAAACAACCAGGCTTTTGGTGGCCATGGGATTCCAGGCTGAGAACATCTCCATGGCAATCAAAGAAAAATTCAGTTATCCTGTGGCCACCTACCTTATTTTggaacaaacaaaatgaaagaagccgTCCACTATCAGACCAGAGACCCTCCTGGGGTTCACAACTTTTTTCCTCTATCCACTGAAGTTTCCAGCACCTTTCTCCTGCTGAAGCAGGCTCATAGCATTAAGCAGAAGAGCCCCTTTCTGGCCAGTGCACCTGCCAGCCTACAGAGGAAGCCAGAGAGCTTTAATCAAGTCCCTCAGCACGACCCTTTGGCTTCCCCCTCCACCCAGAGCACCAGCAGCAGTGGTTCAGACCCAGAAACCTCGCTGGCTCAACAAGCCCCGCAGCATGACCCTGTGGCCTCCCCCTCCACCCAGAgcaccagcagcagcagtggaGACGCAGAAATGTCCCAGGCTCAACAAGCTGCCCAGTATGACCCTGTGGCCTCCCCCTCTACCCAGAGCAACAGCAAAAGTGGTGCAGACCCAGAAACCTGTGGCTCACCACTTCCCCAGCATGACCCTGTGACCTCGCCCTCCACCCAGAGCACCAGCAGCCGTGGTGGAGACCCAGAAACATCCCTGGATCAACGAGCCCCCCAGCAACACCCTGTGGCCTTCTCCACCCAGAGCACCAGTAGCAGTGGTGGAGACCCAGAAATGTCCCTGACACAGCAACAACCGTCCCAGGAAGCCAGCGTCATTCAAGCTGGGCTGCCCAAGGCTTTGACTTCAGCCTTGCCAATAAGAAGGCTGTGACTGCTGCAGGGCTGCCAGCAGATGCATTTCCattctattaaaatgtttttgccTGTGTCCACCACTGAAAAGGAGGAATAAGATGACCCCAACATAGTTGCACAGCTGAAGACAAAAATCAAGTCGGTGGGGTCAGTATTAGCATGGTCACTACACTTAAGAGTAGTTTTATAGTCAGTGTAGAGAGGTGGCACTATGCAGTAGGGAtcggccaccacacctgaccaggagctccagaactgtaaaatcCTAGACACCATCGGCCGTGGCACATTCAGTGAGGTCCAACTGGCGAATCATGTGCTGATTGggacccaaatggccatcaaaaTCATTCCCAAGGCTGGCTCCCCCGGCATCACTCTCCAGAGAGAGTATTTTAAAGTCTCTCTGCCACTTCAATATTGTACAATTGTATCAAGTGATTGACACCCCCGACACCAGTTATTTATTTAGTAACTGAGTATGCAAGAGGAGGAGACTCGCACAACCGATAGACCGCCATGGCCTCACGAGGGAGGAGGAGGCCTGGACCATATTCAGGCAGATTCCATCAGCCATGCAGTAGTGTCATAGCAAATAAATTTCACATAGAGAGAGACCTGAACCCGGAAATCATCATTCTTGATGAGGATGGTAACATTAAGATCACCGACTTTGGCTTTGGTACCACATTCCATGACAGGCAGAAGCTGACAGCCCTTTGTGGCACCTACCCCTACATGGCCCCATTCCTACGCCAGGTCAGAGTAATTTTATACCACATAGTGGC is a genomic window of Macaca mulatta isolate MMU2019108-1 chromosome 2, T2T-MMU8v2.0, whole genome shotgun sequence containing:
- the LOC144339274 gene encoding uncharacterized protein LOC144339274, translated to MKEAVHYQTRDPPGVHNFFPLSTEVSSTFLLLKQAHSIKQKSPFLASAPASLQRKPESFNQVPQHDPLASPSTQSTSSSGSDPETSLAQQAPQHDPVASPSTQSTSSSSGDAEMSQAQQAAQYDPVASPSTQSNSKSGADPETCGSPLPQHDPVTSPSTQSTSSRGGDPETSLDQRAPQQHPVAFSTQSTSSSGGDPEMSLTQQQPSQEASVIQAGLPKALTSALPIRRL